The DNA region CGGGCCGGCGCCGAGTTCTTGACGCAACCGCGCCGAATGGGTGACGACGACGATTTGGGCCCGTTCGGCCGCCGCGGTGATCAACCCGGCCAGCGGCGCCACCAGTTCGGGGTGCAACGAGGTCTCCGGTTCGTTGAGCACCATCAGCGAGGGCGGCTCCGGGCTCAGCAGCGCGGTAGCCCAGAGCAGGAATCGCAGTGTGCCGTCGGACAGTTCAGCGCTGCGCAACGGTCGCAGCATGCCGCGCTGGTGGAGCAGCAGGTCGAACAGTCCGTCGTTGACCGACACCGAAACCGTTGCGCCATCGAGTGCCGCCGCCACCATGTGTGCCAGATCCTCGGTGCCGGTCTCCAGGATGGTCTGGACCGCCGCGGCCAGGTCCGAGCCGTCGTCGGCCAGCACCGGTGTGCGGGTACCCACCTGCGGGCGACGCGCCGGTGCGCCGCTGTCGGCGCGGAAGCCGTCATAGAACCGCCAATCCCGCAGGCGCTCCCGCACCTGTGTCAGCTCCGGGGTGGCACCTGCCCAGTCGTTGAGCACGCTGCGGTGCGGCGCCAGGTTGCGCGCCAGCTCGTCGAACCTGCCGGGGGTATCGCCGGCGATCTCGACATGCGAACGCACCCGGCGTACCAGCGTCGCCGCCGGACGGGCCACCGGACCGGCGAAAACCAGTTCGCGCTTGATCTCCGGGTCGCGGTGGAACGCGGTCTGACGGTTCTGGGGGAGGCCGAGATCAATCAGATAGCCGAAATCGTCGCTGGCGTAGCCGAGTTCGATCGAGACATGACGGGCGCGCGGTCCGCCCTCGGCGATGCCGGTGCGACGGGCCGCACCGAGGCTCTCCGGACCGGCCCACAGCGCCGACTCCACACCCCCTTCCCGGGCCAGCGACGCGATGACCTCTCCGCGCCCGCAGTCGGCCAACAGCCGCAGCGCGCGATACAGCGACGACTTGCCCGCACCATTGGCGCCGGCGATGACGGTCAGTCGGCGCAACGGCACCACGATGTCGCGCAGCGAGCGGTAGCCGCGGATCGCCACTGTCTCGAGCATGGTCTGACGTTAACGGCCGACACCGACTCCGACGCGCTCACTGCCGGATTCGTTCATCGCCAGCTCCAGGCGCACACCCAATAACCGCACCGGTCGGTCCAACGCGAACATGCCCAGCAGTTCGACGGCGGTGGCCACCACGACGTCGGCGTCGGTACCGGGGGTGGCAAGTTTGCGAATCTTGGTTCGGGTGTAGAAGGTCTTGGTGCGAACGGTGACCGCGACGCGGGTGACGGTGCGGCGCTGTTCGACGACCTCGGCCAAGGTGCGGCGCGCCAGGTCGGCGACTGCCTCTGCCATCTCGTGCGGGTCCGTCAAGTCCTCGGCAAAGGTGACGACGTGGCTGCGCGACCGTGCCACCCACGGCTGCGCACTGACGGTGCTGTCGCCACCCCCCTTGGCCAGCAACAAGATCCACAGCCCGGTCGTCGGACCGAACGCGGCGGTGAGCACCCCGGCGTCGGTGTCGGCCAATTGCGCGACCGTGCTGATGCCCATTGCGGCAAGCTTCTTCGCGGTTTTCGGGCCGACTCCCCAGAGCTCGTCGACGGGCCGGTCGCCCATCGTCGTCATCCAGTTCTCATCGGTGAGCACGTGGATGCCGGCCGGTTTGGCGAAACCGGTGGCGACTTTGGCCCGTTGCTTGTTGTCACTGATACCCACAGAGCAGGACAGCGCGGTCTGCGCGCCGATCACCGTGCGAAGGCGCTGGGCGAGATCGACGGCCTCGTGCAGTGTCGGTACCTGCGCGCCGAGGTAGGCCTCGTCCCAGCCCCAGACCTCCACGGGGTGTCCGAAATCCCGAAGCAGTGTCATCACCTGCTCGGATGCGGCGTCATAGGCTGCGGAGTCGGATGCGAGAAAGACGGCTTCGTGGCACCGGCGGGCCGCGGTGCGCAATGGCATGCCTGCCCGGACGCCGTACGCGCGGGCCTCGTAAGAGGCGCAGGCGACGACCTTACGCGGTTCGGTCGGGTCGCCGTTGCCTCCGACGATCACCGGGCGCCCGGCAAGATCCGGGTTCCGCCGCACTTCGACGGCTGCCAGGAACTGGTCGAGGTCGACGTGCAGGATCCAGCCGTCGCAGTCCTGGGTCATGTCCCACACAGCTTGCGTGCCACCGATTCCCACGCATCGCCGAGGTCGGCCAGGGTGCGGCCGCGTTCGGTGGTCTGGTAGCGGACGTAGCCGGCATCGAGCAGCGCCAGCAGTGCCGCGGCCTGGGCGTCGAGATCGCCGGTGGTTCCGGCGGCGCGCAACAGCACGCGGACGTGACTGTGGTGCAGGGCCATCGGTGCGTTGAACCGCATCAGCGGGTCACGACCGACGTCGGCGAGCAGCGCGTAGTGCGCGTCGACGAAGGCCAGCCGCTCGCGCCCGTAGGCCAAGAGGCGCTCCAATGCCGGGGCGCCGGGGCCCAGCGGGGGCGGTCCGAACAGCAGCGCGTGCTGGTGGGCCTTCTCGTTCTCGTCGAGCAGCACGTTCATCAATCCGGCCCGGCTGCCGAACCTGCGAAACAGCGTGCCCTTGCCCACCCCGGCAGCGGCCACGATCTCGTCGGTGGTCACCGCGTCGGCGCCCCGCTCGGCGATCAGACGCCGGGCCGCGTCCAGCAGCAGACCCCGATTTCGCGCGGCGTCGCCACGCTCGACCGGAGCGGCGATCAGATTCTTGCCGGCCACCGGCACCGGCTCCAGCAGCGGATGCTCGGACGCACTCACCTTGGTCACTTTAACTCAGCGGGAATAAATCGGACTGTAGTCCGGTTAGGATGGGCGAAGATCGACTCAGACGAAGGGACATCGAAATGCCGGACAACTCCGTACTGGTCCTGGTGGGCAGCCTGCGCGCAGCATCGGTCAACCGCCAACTCGCCGAACTCGCCGTCGAGTACGCGCCGGCCGGAACCACCTTCGAGTGGTTCGATCGGCTGGCTGAACTGCCGTTCTACAACGAAGACCTCGACAACGACGCGGTCGCCGAACCGGTGGCGGCGCTGCGCGAGGCTGCAGCGCGGGCCGGAGGTGCGCTGGTCATCACTCCGGAGTACAACGGCAGCATCCCCGGTGTGCTCAAGAATGCGATCGACTGGCTGTCACGGCCATGGGGTGACAGCGCACTCAAGGACAAGCCGCTCGCTGTCGTGGGCGCCGCGCTCGGACGCTATGGCGGCCAGTGGGCCCACGACGAAACTCGCAAGTCGTTCGGCATCGCCGGCCCCCGGGTGCTCGAGGACGTGGCGTTGTCGATCCATACTCCGACGCTCGACGACAAGCATCCTCGTGAGACGGCCGAGGTCGTCGACCAGTTGAAGGATGTCATCGGCAAGCTCATCAGCGAGATCGGTTGACCGTCCGATTGTGTCCCACCGGCGTCGGCCGTCACGCAGATCGTTGCGGCCGGCGCCGGTGTTCGGTTGCGGTCGGGTGCCGCGCCGCGCTGCGAGGTCGAATCGCGGCTCTGTGGGACTTTGCTGACTGTGCTGCCCCGACGAAGCGCGGTTTGCTGATGCGGGGCGCGCCGACGCCGCGGCGGAGCTGATCTGTCGGTGCGGGCTGATACACCTGACAGCAGCCCGACGACACGGTCGATTGTGACGTGCGACACGCCGGGGCGCGTCACCGTGAAAGGCTTACGACCTGGGAATTTCAAAAATGTCATTCAGAACATCTGGTATCTCTTCGCAATGTCGGACACTAGGTGTAGTGTTTCGACCACCGAAGGACCCCCAAGATATGGAGTCCGGACGGACCTGAAGAACCCGGCAGAGCCGGCCTCCCGGCAGACCGGTACGCGGTCCGGACGGCGCGGAATTCTCACGGTTCCCGGGTCGCTGAACTTCAGCGGAATGCAGTAACTGAGATGTTGCCAGCTCGTCCCTCTCAGCCCTCCAAGACAGCCTCACGACAGGAGCCGATCGCAGATGACACAGCCCACCGTCACCGTGTACACGAAACCGGCCTGCGTTCAGTGCAACGCCACGTACAAGGCGCTCGACAAGCAGGGCATCGCCTACGAGGTCGTCGACATCTCGGTCGACCACGAGGCGCGTGACTACGTGATGGCTCTGGGCTATCTGCAGGCTCCGGTCGTGGTGGTCGGCAACGAGCACTGGTCGGGCTTCCGTCCGGACCGGATCAAAGCGCTGGCCGGCGCCGCCGCAGTCACCGCGTAGATCACGTAGCTCCACCAACCAACCCGACCGAGAGGAGACGACGTGAGCAACCTCGTCTACTTCTCCAGCGTGTCGGAGAACACCCATCGTTTTGTACAGAAGCTCGAAATTCCTGCCGTCCGGATCCCGCTGAAGGAACGGATCCTGGTCGACGAGCCGTATGTACTCGTCGTCCCCACCTACGGTGGCGGGCACGCCAACGGTCCTGATCCTGACCGCGGGGGTTATGTCCCCAAGCAGGTGATCGCCTTCCTCAACAACGAACACAACCGGTCGTTGATCCGCGGCGTCATCGCCGCGGGCAACACCAATTTCGGCGCCGAGTTCGGGTACGCGGGGGTCGTCATCTCCCGCAAGTGCGGCGTCCCGTTTCTGTACCGCTTCGAATTGATGGGCACCACGGACGACGTCTTCGCCGTACGCCAGGGCCTGACCGATTTTTGGGCCGACGCCCGGAAGGAACAGACGTGTCACCAACCGTCACAGCTGCAGAACCTGTAACCACAGGCACCCACGCGCTCCCCGGGGAGACCGATTACCACGCGCTGAACGCGATGCTGAATCTGTACGACGCCGACGGCAAGATTCAGTTCGACAAGGATGTGCTGGCTGCGCGTGAGTACTTCCTGCAGCACGTCAACCAGAACACCGTCTTCTTCCACAGCCAGGACGAGAAACTCGACTACCTGATCGAGAAGGAGTACTACGAGCGTGAGGTGCTCGACCAGTACTCGCGCAACTTCGTCAAGACACTGCTCGATCGGGCCTACGCCAAGAAGTTCCGGTTCCCGACCTTCCTCGGTGCGTTCAAGTACTACACGTCCTACACGCTCAAGACATTCGACGGGAAGCGTTACCTCGAGCGGTTCGAGGATCGCGTCGTCATGGTTGCTCTGACGCTGGCCGCGGGGGACAACACACTGGCCGAGAAGCTCGTCGACGAAATCATCGACGGTCGTTTCCAGCCGGCCACCCCGACATTCCTCAACTCGGGCAAGAAGCAGCGCGGCGAACCGGTCAGCTGCTTTCTGCTGCGCATCGAGGACAACATGGAATCGATCGGTCGCTCCATCAACTCGGCGTTGCAGCTGTCCAAGCGCGGAGGCGGGGTGGCATTGCTGCTGACCAACATTCGTGAGCACGGCGCACCGATCAAGAACATCGAGAACCAGAGCTCGGGCGTCATCCCGATCATGAAGCTACTCGAGGACTCGTTCTCCTATGCCAACCAGCTCGGGGCCCGGCAGGGGGCGGGTGCGGTGTACCTGCACGCCCACCATCCCGACATCTACCGCTTCCTGGACACCAAGCGGGAGAACGCCGACGAGAAGATCCGGATCAAGACCCTCAGCCTGGGGGTGGTGATCCCGGACATCACCTTCGAGTTGGCCAAGAAGAACGAGGACATGTACCTGTTCTCGCCGTATGACGTCGAGCGCGTCTACGGGGTGCCGTTCGCCGACATCTCGGTGACCGAGAAGTACTACGAGATGGTCGACGACAGCCGGATCCGCAAGACCAAGATCAAAGCGCGCGAGTTCTTCCAGACCCTGGCCGAGCTGCAGTTCGAGTCCGGATACCCGTACATCATGTACGAGGATACGGTCAACCGAGCCAACCCCATCGATGGCAAGATCACCCACTCCAACCTGTGCTCGGAGATCCTGCAGGTCTCCACGCCATCGGAGTTCAACGATGACCTGTCCTACAAGAAGATCGGCAAGGACATCTCCTGCAACCTCGGTTCGCTGAACATCGCCAAGGCAATGGACTCGCCGGATTTCGCGCAGACCATCGAGGTGTCGATCCGGGCGCTGACCGCTGTCAGCGATCAAACCCACATCACCTCGGTGCCGTCGATCGAGCAGGGCAACAACGAGTCGCACGCCATCGGCCTCGGGCAGATGAACCTGCACGGCTACCTGGCTCGCGAGCGGATCATGTACGGCTCCGAAGAGGGTGTGGACTTCACCAACATCTACTTCTACACCGTGCTCTATCACGCGCTGCGGGCCTCCAATCGCATTGCGATCGAACGAGGTACGGCGTTCGGTGGATTCGAGAAGTCCAAGTACAAGTCGGGGGAGTTCTTCGACAAGTACACCGAGCAGGTGTGGGAACCCAAGACAGATCGGGTTCGCCGGCTCTTCGCCGATGCCGGCATCCGCATCCCGACCCAGGAGGACTGGAATCGCCTCAAGGCGTCGGTGCAGGAGCACGGCATCTACAACCAGAACCTGCAGGCGGTGCCGCCGACCGGGTCGATCTCCTACATCAACAACTCCACCAGTTCGATCCACCCGGTGGCGAGCAAGATCGAGATCCGCAAGGAAGGCAAGATCGGCCGCGTCTACTATCCGGCGCCATATCTGACCAACGACAACCTGGAGTACTACCAGGACGCGTATGAGATCGGCTACGAGAAGATCATCGACACCTACGCCGCGGCCACTCAGCACGTGGATCAGGGGCTGAGCCTGACGCTGTTCTTCAAGGACACCGCCACCACCCGTGATGTGAACAAGGCGCAGATCTACGCGTGGCGCAAGGGAATCAAGACGCTGTACTACATCCGGCTGCGGCAGATGGCGTTGGAGGGTACCGAGGTGGAGGGCTGCGTCAGCTGCATGCTGTGACGGCTTCCCGGTGAAGAAGTGTCGACGACAGTTCAGGCGATCCTCATCGCTGCTCTGGTACTCGGAATCGTTGTCGCGCTGTTCGCTTCAATCCACTTGTGGGAGAAGCGCGTTGAAGGCACACGACTGGAGGAGCGTATCGACCGGTTCTTCGATCGCGTGAGCGATCTGTTCAATCGGTAGTTGCCTGACCGCGCGCCGCGACCGTGGGGGATATGCACGCGGGGAAGCGCATTTGCGGACATAACCCCCACGCTCGACTTTAGTCGCCGCGAGCCTGCTCGGCCCGCAATCCCTTCAGCCGTCGCTCCTCGCGCAGCACGTTCTGGTAGCTCTCCCGTTCGGCAACCAACCAGTCCGGCTTGTCCTCGAGCAGGGCGTTGATCTGTTCGGTGGTGAGCGCCTCGGTGACCCCGCCTCGCGCGAGACCGGCGATCGACACGCCCAACTTGGCCGCCACCAGGTTTTTCGGGTGCGGGCCGTTGTGTCGCAGGTCTCGCAGCCACTGCGGCGGGTCGGCCTGCAGCGCTTCGAGTTCGGACCGGGTGATCGGATTGGCCTGGAACTCCGCGGGTGTCGCGGGCAGGTACACGTCCAACTTCTTCGCCGCAGTGGCGGGCTTCATGGATTGCGCGTTCGGCCTGCTCATGGGCTCAAGCGTATCGGTAGCCTGAAGCTGTGACCTCGCCGTGCCTCACCGTCGGCTACGTCCCCGGTGTGACGCCCGCGAAGTGGGCTCGCAACTGGGCTCAGCGCCATCCGGAGACACCGCTGCACTTACACGCTGTCGCCGCGGCCGACGCGGCCGACGCGGTGCGCACCGGCTCGACCGACGTGTCGTTGCTCCGGTTGCCCACCGACACGTCCGCGCTGGCCGTCATCCCGCTCTACACAGAGACGACCGTGGTGGTGATTCCCGCCGACCACTTCCTCGCTGCCGCCGACGCGCTCAGCGCCGCCGACCTTGACGGCGAACCGACGCTGGTGCCGCTCGACGACGTCGTCATCTGGGACGGTGCACCCGGCGCCGAGATCGAGCACAGGCCCGAAACCACAGCCGGCGCCATCGAACTCGTCGCGGCCGGGACCGGCGTACTCATCGTCCCGCAGTCGCTGGCACGGCTGCATCATCGTAAAGACCTCACATACCGACCCATCATCGACGCGCCGGCCTGCCCGGTGGCCCTGGCGGTCCCCGACGGACCCCAATCGGCAATGGTCGAGGAGTTCATCGGGATCGTGCGCGGCCGCAGACCGGGTTCGTCGCGCGGACAATCGGAGCCGGCGCCGAAACGTACCGCACGGGAGAAAACCCTCGCCAAGCAGGCGGCGCGCGTCGCCGCGGGTAAGGACTCCCGCAAGCCGGGCGCCGCCAAACGCGGACGACGCTGAGGCCGGTCCGCACTGCGACGCGATCAGCCGGCACCGCCTCACATGGTCAACGTGCCGTCGGCGTTGATGGTCCACTGCGGGTTGAACGCGACCTCCCAGACGTGGCCATCCGGGTCGGCGAAGTAGCCGGAGTAGCCGCCCCAGAACACCCTCTCGGCCGGCTTGAGAATCTGCGCCCCGGCTGACTGCGCCTGAGTCAGAACAGAATCCACGTCGGCCTCGGTGCGCTGATTGATGGCGATGGTGATGCCGCTGAATGTGCCGTCGACCGGATGGCGAGCATCTTCGGCGAGTTCATCGCGCCCGAACAACGCCAACGCGATACCGGGCAACTGATAGAACACCACACCCTCGGGCGCATCTTTGGGCTCCCAGCCGAGGCCCTGCTCGTAGAACCGGCGGGCACGCGCCAGGTCGGCGACTCCGAGGGTGATCAAGCTGATGCGCTGTTCCATGCCCGGGAGGCTACGCGGCACCCCCGACACGGCTCAGCGGACGTGGTCTGACCAGAAATCGACGGTCGACACGGCGGGCTCTGGGGCGGGTGTCGCACCGAGTATCCCGCACTCGACATAGTCACGCAGCTCGGCGCCGGCGATGCTGATCGCCGCCTGGTAGATCGACAGCACGGGATGGCCCGATGAGCCGTGGCCGGCGGGCAGATAGCAGTGCGCATGCACCGGCACCATCTGCGGGACGCGCGCCAGGTGGTAGGCGGCACTGCGCAACGCGTGTTTCATCTGGGCCGGACGCCGACCCCATCGGTCATCCCAGAAACTCGTCCACTCCACGGCGAACAGGATGCCCTCGACCGGAGATCGCAGGTGTCTGAGCGCGCTCCTGCGTCCGTCGGGGGTCCGCCAGTTCGGCCAGCCCGTGCCGACCGGCAACCCGGATGCCAGCAGCGCTCGGTGGTCCTCGGCGAAGCTGAACCCGAGTTCAACTTCCGCGCAGGCGATTTCGTCGTCGGATAGCCCCGGTTCGATGCGGATCGAACCCAGCGTAGCCAACCGCCGGGCGGCTTCGGTGCCGAGTGGTGTGCCGTGGCCGTGCGGATTCACATCGGCCTCACGGCATCTCGGCGCTGAAGCCGGGTTTCATACCGATGCTTTTAGAAGCTGTGCTGCGGACCCTGAGCCTTCTTGTAAAGAGCCTTGAGCATCCGGTCCCGGAACGCGGCGTTGTCGATCAGCTTCACCCCGGCGGCGGCGAGTCTGGGCTGACCGATCAGCTTGTGCATGTAGCGGCCACGCTTGTACTCCCGGCCCCACGCGGCTTCCATGCGTTGCGCGTAGTTGGTGAAGTCGTCGGGACCGCCGTTGGTCAGTGCCGCGATCGCGCATTCCCCTGCGGCCAGACCGGATTCGAGGGCCTTGGAGATCCCGGCGCCTGACGCCGGCTTGCCCGCACCCAGCGAGTCGCCGGTGAACAGCACCCCGGGACGCCACGGCGGCCAGGCGGTGAAACCCATCGGCAGTCGCCATGCGCGCACACTCTTGTTCTTCTTGAGCTCCTCGATCGGGGGCAGTTCCCACTCCGGTGGCAGAGTGCGCAGGAAATCGCCGAGGAACTGGGTGGCATTGATCGACTGCCAGTTCTTGTAACTGTTCACATAGCCCAGCCCGATGTTGAACATGCCGTGGCCCATCGGGAACACCCAGCCATAGCCGGGCAACTGATCGCCCTGAAACAGCAGTTTGAGATAGATGTCCAGCGAGTCCGAATCCGGCCGGTTGGCCGGCATCTCTGAGCGAATCGCGATCGCCTGATAGCCGTTGTACTTCGAGTCGATCTTCAACGCACGCTTGATCGGTGAGTAGGCGCCGTCGGCGGCGATCACCGCATCGCCCAGCACCTTCTCGCCGCCCTTGAGCACCACACCGACCACCCGGCCGCTGGCGTCGAGCTCCGGTCCGGCGACCTCGGCGCCCTGCCGGATCTCGGCTCCGGCGGACTCGGCGTGCTTGAGCAACACCGTGTCGAGGTGCGTGCGGCTGACCGTGTGGCCGTGGTCGGGCATGCCGGGGCGCTTCGGGAAAGACAGTTCCCAGCGGCTCGGGCTGAACACCGTCACCCGGTTGACCCGGTGGTAGGTGGCGACCTCGTCGGCCAGCCCCATCTTCTGCAGATAGCTGACCGCACGGGCGGTCAACCCGTCCCCGCAGGGCTTGTCGCGGGGGAACTGTGCCTTGTCACACACCAGCACCTTGGCGCCGGTCTGCGCGGCCTGCCACGCGGCGGCCGAACCTGACGGTCCTCCACCTGCGATGACCAGGTCGTATCGCTGCGTCATAGAACTCTCTCGTCGAGCGGCTGTCGCAGCGATAGTACCCAAACTCGGGCATCCGGGTCGGATACGGTCTTGGCAGGTCAGCGGCGGTGAAGCGGGTACAGTGAGCCGGGTGCGACGAGGGTCGAGGAAACGCTCCGCTGACGAACCGGGTGCCAAGGTCGATGCCCGCAGCGAACGCTGGCGCGAACACCGTAAAAAGGTGCGCTCCGAGATCGTCGACGCCGCATTCCGCGCCATCGACCAGCACGGCCCCGACGTCTCGCTGCGCGAGATCGCCGAGGAGGCCGGCACCGCCAAACCCAAGATCTACCGACACTTCACCGACAAGTCCGATCTGTTCCAGGCGATCGGGCAGCGCATGCGAGACATGCTGTGGTCGGCGATCTTCCCCTCGATAGACATCTCGACCGACCCCGCCCGCGCGGTGGTGTACCGCGCCGTCGAACAGTACGTTCGGTTGGTCGACGCGCATCCCAACGTCGTGCGATTTCTCATGCAGGGCCGCTTCGCCGAGCAGAGCGAGTCGGCGCTGCGCGCGGTCAACGAAGGCCGCGGCATCACGCTGGCGATGGCCGACATGTTCAACAACGAGCTCAGCGACATGGAACTGGACTACGCAGCGTTCGAGCTGGCCGGCTTCGCCACATTCGGCGCTGCCGCCTCGGCCACCGACTGGTGGCTGGGTTCGGAGCCCGAGAGCCCGCGCCGCCTGCCGTCAGAGAAGTTCGTCGACTACCTGACCACCATCATGGTCGGCTCGATCAACGGGACGTGCGAGGTCCTGGGAATCCGGATCGACCCCGACCTGCCGCTGCACGAAGGTGTCAGGCGCTCCGAAGAGGTGGCCTGAGGGGGTTCGCGGTACCAGCGTTCCCAGGTACAGTCGGGAAGATGACAGCCGCCGATCAGGCCGAACGTGGCGCCCAGGAGTCGCTGCCGGTGCACACCCGAACCCTGATCATCGGGTCGGGCTTCTCTGGTCTGGGTATGGCGATCGAACTGCAGCGGCGCGGGACCGATTTCCTGATCCTGGAGAAGGCTGGCGAAATCGGCGGCACGTGGCGCGACAACACCTATCCGGGATGCGCGTGTGACATCCCGTCGCACATGTACTCGTTCTCCTTCGAACCCAAGCCCGACTGGACCCACATGTGGTCCTTTCAACCCGAGATTCAGGATTACCTGCTCGGCGTCACCGAGAAGTACGGCCTGCGCCGCTACATCTGCTTCGATGCCCACGTCGATCGTGCGCAGTGGGACGACGACGAACAGCGCTGGTACGTCTTCACCAAAGACGGCCGCGAATTCGTCGCACAGTTCGTGGTGTCGGGTGCCGGCGGGCTACACATTCCCCTCATCCCGGAATTCGACGGCCTCGACGACTACCTCGCCGCGGGCAACACGGCGTTTCACTCCGCGCAGTGGGATCACGAGGTCGACCTGACCGGCAAACGTGTCGCGGTGATCGGCACCGGTGCCAGTGC from Mycobacterium sp. SMC-4 includes:
- a CDS encoding AAA family ATPase — translated: MLETVAIRGYRSLRDIVVPLRRLTVIAGANGAGKSSLYRALRLLADCGRGEVIASLAREGGVESALWAGPESLGAARRTGIAEGGPRARHVSIELGYASDDFGYLIDLGLPQNRQTAFHRDPEIKRELVFAGPVARPAATLVRRVRSHVEIAGDTPGRFDELARNLAPHRSVLNDWAGATPELTQVRERLRDWRFYDGFRADSGAPARRPQVGTRTPVLADDGSDLAAAVQTILETGTEDLAHMVAAALDGATVSVSVNDGLFDLLLHQRGMLRPLRSAELSDGTLRFLLWATALLSPEPPSLMVLNEPETSLHPELVAPLAGLITAAAERAQIVVVTHSARLRQELGAGPIGSDTQAWEIELVKDWGETTVGGQQLLTTPRWDWGSR
- a CDS encoding DNA polymerase IV, encoding MTQDCDGWILHVDLDQFLAAVEVRRNPDLAGRPVIVGGNGDPTEPRKVVACASYEARAYGVRAGMPLRTAARRCHEAVFLASDSAAYDAASEQVMTLLRDFGHPVEVWGWDEAYLGAQVPTLHEAVDLAQRLRTVIGAQTALSCSVGISDNKQRAKVATGFAKPAGIHVLTDENWMTTMGDRPVDELWGVGPKTAKKLAAMGISTVAQLADTDAGVLTAAFGPTTGLWILLLAKGGGDSTVSAQPWVARSRSHVVTFAEDLTDPHEMAEAVADLARRTLAEVVEQRRTVTRVAVTVRTKTFYTRTKIRKLATPGTDADVVVATAVELLGMFALDRPVRLLGVRLELAMNESGSERVGVGVGR
- a CDS encoding helix-turn-helix domain-containing protein, producing MLEPVPVAGKNLIAAPVERGDAARNRGLLLDAARRLIAERGADAVTTDEIVAAAGVGKGTLFRRFGSRAGLMNVLLDENEKAHQHALLFGPPPLGPGAPALERLLAYGRERLAFVDAHYALLADVGRDPLMRFNAPMALHHSHVRVLLRAAGTTGDLDAQAAALLALLDAGYVRYQTTERGRTLADLGDAWESVARKLCGT
- a CDS encoding NAD(P)H-dependent oxidoreductase, yielding MPDNSVLVLVGSLRAASVNRQLAELAVEYAPAGTTFEWFDRLAELPFYNEDLDNDAVAEPVAALREAAARAGGALVITPEYNGSIPGVLKNAIDWLSRPWGDSALKDKPLAVVGAALGRYGGQWAHDETRKSFGIAGPRVLEDVALSIHTPTLDDKHPRETAEVVDQLKDVIGKLISEIG
- the nrdH gene encoding glutaredoxin-like protein NrdH gives rise to the protein MTQPTVTVYTKPACVQCNATYKALDKQGIAYEVVDISVDHEARDYVMALGYLQAPVVVVGNEHWSGFRPDRIKALAGAAAVTA
- the nrdI gene encoding class Ib ribonucleoside-diphosphate reductase assembly flavoprotein NrdI, producing the protein MSNLVYFSSVSENTHRFVQKLEIPAVRIPLKERILVDEPYVLVVPTYGGGHANGPDPDRGGYVPKQVIAFLNNEHNRSLIRGVIAAGNTNFGAEFGYAGVVISRKCGVPFLYRFELMGTTDDVFAVRQGLTDFWADARKEQTCHQPSQLQNL
- the nrdE gene encoding class 1b ribonucleoside-diphosphate reductase subunit alpha; its protein translation is MLNLYDADGKIQFDKDVLAAREYFLQHVNQNTVFFHSQDEKLDYLIEKEYYEREVLDQYSRNFVKTLLDRAYAKKFRFPTFLGAFKYYTSYTLKTFDGKRYLERFEDRVVMVALTLAAGDNTLAEKLVDEIIDGRFQPATPTFLNSGKKQRGEPVSCFLLRIEDNMESIGRSINSALQLSKRGGGVALLLTNIREHGAPIKNIENQSSGVIPIMKLLEDSFSYANQLGARQGAGAVYLHAHHPDIYRFLDTKRENADEKIRIKTLSLGVVIPDITFELAKKNEDMYLFSPYDVERVYGVPFADISVTEKYYEMVDDSRIRKTKIKAREFFQTLAELQFESGYPYIMYEDTVNRANPIDGKITHSNLCSEILQVSTPSEFNDDLSYKKIGKDISCNLGSLNIAKAMDSPDFAQTIEVSIRALTAVSDQTHITSVPSIEQGNNESHAIGLGQMNLHGYLARERIMYGSEEGVDFTNIYFYTVLYHALRASNRIAIERGTAFGGFEKSKYKSGEFFDKYTEQVWEPKTDRVRRLFADAGIRIPTQEDWNRLKASVQEHGIYNQNLQAVPPTGSISYINNSTSSIHPVASKIEIRKEGKIGRVYYPAPYLTNDNLEYYQDAYEIGYEKIIDTYAAATQHVDQGLSLTLFFKDTATTRDVNKAQIYAWRKGIKTLYYIRLRQMALEGTEVEGCVSCML
- a CDS encoding DUF5997 family protein, producing MSRPNAQSMKPATAAKKLDVYLPATPAEFQANPITRSELEALQADPPQWLRDLRHNGPHPKNLVAAKLGVSIAGLARGGVTEALTTEQINALLEDKPDWLVAERESYQNVLREERRLKGLRAEQARGD
- a CDS encoding LysR family transcriptional regulator substrate-binding protein translates to MTSPCLTVGYVPGVTPAKWARNWAQRHPETPLHLHAVAAADAADAVRTGSTDVSLLRLPTDTSALAVIPLYTETTVVVIPADHFLAAADALSAADLDGEPTLVPLDDVVIWDGAPGAEIEHRPETTAGAIELVAAGTGVLIVPQSLARLHHRKDLTYRPIIDAPACPVALAVPDGPQSAMVEEFIGIVRGRRPGSSRGQSEPAPKRTAREKTLAKQAARVAAGKDSRKPGAAKRGRR
- a CDS encoding VOC family protein; amino-acid sequence: MEQRISLITLGVADLARARRFYEQGLGWEPKDAPEGVVFYQLPGIALALFGRDELAEDARHPVDGTFSGITIAINQRTEADVDSVLTQAQSAGAQILKPAERVFWGGYSGYFADPDGHVWEVAFNPQWTINADGTLTM
- a CDS encoding NAD(P)/FAD-dependent oxidoreductase is translated as MTQRYDLVIAGGGPSGSAAAWQAAQTGAKVLVCDKAQFPRDKPCGDGLTARAVSYLQKMGLADEVATYHRVNRVTVFSPSRWELSFPKRPGMPDHGHTVSRTHLDTVLLKHAESAGAEIRQGAEVAGPELDASGRVVGVVLKGGEKVLGDAVIAADGAYSPIKRALKIDSKYNGYQAIAIRSEMPANRPDSDSLDIYLKLLFQGDQLPGYGWVFPMGHGMFNIGLGYVNSYKNWQSINATQFLGDFLRTLPPEWELPPIEELKKNKSVRAWRLPMGFTAWPPWRPGVLFTGDSLGAGKPASGAGISKALESGLAAGECAIAALTNGGPDDFTNYAQRMEAAWGREYKRGRYMHKLIGQPRLAAAGVKLIDNAAFRDRMLKALYKKAQGPQHSF
- a CDS encoding TetR/AcrR family transcriptional regulator, translated to MRRGSRKRSADEPGAKVDARSERWREHRKKVRSEIVDAAFRAIDQHGPDVSLREIAEEAGTAKPKIYRHFTDKSDLFQAIGQRMRDMLWSAIFPSIDISTDPARAVVYRAVEQYVRLVDAHPNVVRFLMQGRFAEQSESALRAVNEGRGITLAMADMFNNELSDMELDYAAFELAGFATFGAAASATDWWLGSEPESPRRLPSEKFVDYLTTIMVGSINGTCEVLGIRIDPDLPLHEGVRRSEEVA